A segment of the Kazachstania africana CBS 2517 chromosome 2, complete genome genome:
agaATAAGATGTCTGTCTATGCCAAGATGAATAGTGAAAAGACTCCTTCATTTCGAGTTAGTTTAcaaatattaaaatatcaaataccattatatatatatgtggaaaaaatatttaaaagattAGAATTCAGCACCGTGGGAgccaaattcaaattgacCTTCCAAAACATCATCTAAGATGTTAGCAGATGCGGCAACTAAACCTAAGAATGGCTTAGAGGGGTCCAAAACCTTAGAAGTATATTCTGGATGGTATTGTGTAGCAACAAAGTATGGATGGTTCtttaattcaaagatttcaCAACGGTTGTTAGTTTCATCTTTACCAACAAAGACTAATCCGTTTTCTTCAAGATCCTTGATTAATTTTGGATTGATTTCATAACGATGTCTGTGTCTTTCCTCAACAGATGATGCATTTCCGTATAGTTTCTTGATTTTACTCCATTCACTGTCTTCTTGGAAGTAAGTTGGTCTTAAACCTAATCTCATTGTACCACCCATCTTTTCCTTATCAATTTCTGGCATATACACGACGACTTGGTCTTCTTCGGCCAAATTTTCTACGAATTCAGTCGAGTTACCTTTCTTCATACCTAAAATGTCACGAGAAAATTCGATGGTAGCAATTTGTAAACCAAGACAAATACCTAAGAATGGAATCTTGTTTTCACGAGCCCATCTGGCAGCAAGAATCATACCTTCAGTGCCTCTGATACCGAAACCACCTGGGACTAAGATACCGTCAGCTGTGCTAACTTTTTCCCAAGCTTCATGgaatttggatttttcagcttcttGAGCTTCCGGTTCTAAATCGGTGGCTTCAACCCACATAATCTCTAACTTACGACGAACTTTCATGGAACTGTGTTCTAAGGCCTTAATGACAGATAAATaagaatctttcaaatgagTGTACTTACCGACTAATGCAATTTTGACAGTTTCCATAGAAGCATCAAAATTACCGGTCATAGCCTTCCATTTATTTAACAATTCTGCACCCCTTTGTATATCCTCAGTAGTTAGTGCAATAGATTCTAATTGTAATCTAGCATGTAAGTAATCAATCatcttttgtttcaataataataatggaacGTGGTAAGTAGAATTGACATCATGGACATTGACAACTTGTTCTGGAC
Coding sequences within it:
- the URA7 gene encoding CTP synthase URA7 (similar to Saccharomyces cerevisiae URA7 (YBL039C) and URA8 (YJR103W); ancestral locus Anc_7.476) is translated as MKYVVVSGGVISGIGKGVLASSTGMLLKTLGLKVTSIKIDPYMNIDAGTMSPLEHGECFVLNDGGETDLDLGNYERYLGVTLTKDHNITTGKIYSHVIARERKGDYLGKTVQIVPHLTNAIQDWIERVSRIPVDDTGLEPDVCIIELGGTVGDIESAPFVEALRQFQFRVGKENFALIHVSLVPVIHGEQKTKPTQAAIKDLRSLGLIPDMIACRCSEELEKSTIEKVAMFCHVGPEQVVNVHDVNSTYHVPLLLLKQKMIDYLHARLQLESIALTTEDIQRGAELLNKWKAMTGNFDASMETVKIALVGKYTHLKDSYLSVIKALEHSSMKVRRKLEIMWVEATDLEPEAQEAEKSKFHEAWEKVSTADGILVPGGFGIRGTEGMILAARWARENKIPFLGICLGLQIATIEFSRDILGMKKGNSTEFVENLAEEDQVVVYMPEIDKEKMGGTMRLGLRPTYFQEDSEWSKIKKLYGNASSVEERHRHRYEINPKLIKDLEENGLVFVGKDETNNRCEIFELKNHPYFVATQYHPEYTSKVLDPSKPFLGLVAASANILDDVLEGQFEFGSHGAEF